A window of Tautonia plasticadhaerens contains these coding sequences:
- a CDS encoding formylmethanofuran dehydrogenase subunit A: MAESSPTLRIAGGTVYDPVHDVDGRVMDLWVADGRIVPPPDDPGAYSGRTVDASGFAVMPGGIDMHCHVAGPKVNAGRLMSPAAFREGPAIRRTPSTRSGLVGRVPTTGATGHLFAGIGYTTAMDAAIPPLHARAAHDELLATPILDNGFYALLGNAHRVLDCAARDDQEALDAYCAWALDAAKGFAIKVVNPGDVEDYKQVSRKAVRELDEDVVGFGASPRQVVRGLAASADRLDLPHPVHIHCNNLGIPGNWRTTLATMEALEGHRGHFAHIQFHSYGGDPSDPRSFRSAVPKLLDHVRRHKELTVDVGHVSPGPAMILTGDPRAGDRLHRQLGGPWYNADVEQEGSCGVIPIEYLPEKNLIAAVQWAIALEWYLLMDDPWRVALTSDHPNGGAFYRYPEMIYLLMDRAFRAEALATMPGALRDRSVIHELDREYSLSEVAILTRAAPARMLGLDARKGHLGPGADADIAIYSPDRDRRAMFGRPRWVFKSGAMVVEDGIVVAEPVGRTFVTAPGYDPGRLPAIREWFERDYSVRFANYAIPGDALPTAEVVPGGGG; encoded by the coding sequence ATCGCCGAGTCATCGCCCACCCTCCGGATCGCCGGCGGCACCGTCTACGACCCGGTCCACGACGTCGACGGCCGAGTGATGGACCTCTGGGTCGCCGACGGCCGGATCGTGCCGCCCCCCGACGACCCCGGGGCGTACTCGGGACGGACGGTCGACGCCTCCGGCTTCGCGGTGATGCCGGGCGGGATCGACATGCATTGCCACGTCGCCGGGCCGAAGGTCAACGCCGGCCGACTGATGTCCCCCGCCGCCTTCCGGGAGGGGCCGGCGATCCGCCGCACCCCGTCGACCCGGTCCGGCCTCGTCGGCCGGGTGCCCACGACCGGCGCCACCGGCCACCTCTTCGCCGGCATCGGCTACACCACCGCCATGGACGCGGCCATCCCCCCCCTGCACGCCAGGGCCGCCCACGACGAGCTGCTCGCCACGCCGATCCTCGACAACGGCTTCTACGCCCTGCTCGGCAACGCCCACCGCGTGCTCGACTGCGCCGCCAGGGATGACCAGGAGGCGCTCGACGCCTACTGCGCCTGGGCCCTCGACGCGGCGAAGGGCTTCGCCATCAAGGTCGTCAACCCCGGCGACGTGGAGGACTACAAGCAGGTCAGCCGGAAGGCCGTCCGGGAGCTGGACGAGGACGTCGTGGGCTTCGGCGCCTCCCCCCGGCAGGTCGTCCGGGGGCTGGCGGCCTCGGCCGACCGGCTGGACCTGCCGCACCCGGTCCACATCCACTGCAACAACCTCGGCATCCCCGGCAACTGGCGGACGACCCTGGCCACGATGGAGGCCCTCGAAGGCCATCGCGGCCACTTCGCCCACATCCAGTTCCACAGCTACGGCGGGGACCCGTCCGACCCCCGCAGCTTCCGCTCCGCCGTGCCGAAGCTGCTGGACCACGTCCGGCGCCACAAGGAATTGACCGTCGACGTCGGCCACGTCAGCCCCGGCCCGGCGATGATCCTCACCGGCGACCCCCGGGCCGGCGACCGCCTGCATCGCCAGCTCGGCGGCCCCTGGTACAACGCCGACGTCGAGCAGGAGGGCAGTTGCGGCGTCATCCCCATCGAGTACCTGCCCGAGAAGAACCTGATCGCCGCCGTGCAGTGGGCCATCGCCCTGGAGTGGTACCTGCTCATGGACGACCCCTGGCGGGTCGCCCTGACCAGCGACCACCCCAACGGCGGCGCCTTCTACCGCTACCCGGAGATGATCTACCTGCTGATGGATCGCGCCTTCCGGGCCGAGGCCCTGGCGACCATGCCCGGGGCCCTCCGGGACCGCTCCGTCATCCACGAGCTGGACCGCGAATACTCCCTCTCCGAGGTCGCCATCCTCACCCGGGCCGCCCCCGCCCGGATGCTCGGCCTCGACGCCCGGAAGGGCCACCTCGGACCCGGGGCGGATGCAGATATCGCCATTTATTCCCCGGATCGTGACCGCCGTGCCATGTTCGGGCGCCCCCGATGGGTCTTCAAGTCCGGCGCGATGGTCGTCGAGGACGGCATCGTCGTCGCCGAGCCGGTCGGCCGCACCTTCGTCACCGCCCCCGGCTACGACCCCGGCCGCCTGCCGGCGATCCGCGAGTGGTTCGAGCGCGATTACTCCGTCCGATTCGCCAACTACGCCATCCCCGGCGACGCCCTGCCGACGGCCGAGGTCGTCCCCGGCGGCGGGGGTTGA
- a CDS encoding serine/threonine-protein kinase: MPKVIGTTLKRRFSIERELGRGGMGAVYLAVDRILERPVAIKILRELGGEEVGDRLRLEARILARLQHDSIVRLYDFDEEGGVYFFIMEVVEGPSYYKRWKALPIPDRLGVLAGVADALDYAHHQGIIHRDIKPGNILLTRDDRPKLSDFGLSLLAEHGQETGVTRGTPLYMSPEQAKGKRLDPRSDLYALGVLLYEAATELTPFQGSAMALMAQHVNIAPEPPRARNPVLSPELEGLILRSMAKVPDARPSCGADVGRELRDLLQHDAWRVRGLPGVPVASPPATVPETAAVPSADSPGSMASSAMQDPISSGPPGASSIPSVAVAPPEVAAPARRKAAARADAERMIAEVEHAPILLSPEERFLSGHYLAYLLGGSRRRGIFLRRPLDPLNADRARLILAMTWLMLGEGTEAELSRATRLLDDRPDIRPRLSPTVVIKYLRSRDDPAKRRRFRKLRERLQAASARAQRRMTDERGLLNPGLMPQSLDDLYALAPHRDEVDDGLVSRWNRLAELWRARPDFRRAVLRYATLRAADDPGSVDLWPEVVHPLIERALWQRRLRSRAEGFWDAAGRALLVAPAPGRRLDRAIEAAVPTRDVDELDDSMEQFGNDPEYVEAALDDAPGPAEQSSGNNLTISRESLRAITAEDPSSRGFIGLTSPDPDRFTLGELRALRKEAIAALRDRSGAPGHRVIPVGPYRLVVVASIRGTKAGTVAIQGMPNKQIELFVPSLAGGGSDARPIVAVWHYDDRSMVVAHLDQRGRSRYVLWNAAVNQQSIYAELAELNSDLLKLNLEAPDRPDKALVRGIWPLRSRQ, from the coding sequence GTGCCCAAGGTGATCGGCACGACGCTCAAGCGGCGGTTTTCCATCGAGCGCGAACTCGGCCGGGGCGGGATGGGTGCCGTCTACCTCGCCGTCGACCGGATCCTGGAACGGCCCGTCGCCATCAAGATTCTCCGCGAACTGGGCGGGGAGGAGGTCGGCGACCGGCTCCGGCTGGAGGCCCGGATCCTCGCCCGCTTGCAGCACGACTCGATCGTCCGCCTCTACGACTTCGACGAGGAGGGCGGGGTCTATTTCTTCATCATGGAGGTGGTCGAGGGGCCGAGCTATTATAAGCGGTGGAAGGCGTTGCCGATCCCCGACCGGCTCGGCGTGCTGGCCGGGGTGGCCGACGCGCTGGACTACGCCCACCACCAGGGGATCATCCACCGCGACATCAAGCCGGGCAACATCCTGCTGACCCGGGACGACCGGCCGAAGCTCTCGGACTTCGGCCTCTCGCTGCTGGCCGAGCACGGCCAGGAGACGGGGGTCACCCGGGGCACCCCGCTGTACATGAGCCCCGAGCAGGCCAAGGGGAAGCGGCTCGACCCGAGGTCCGACCTCTACGCCCTGGGCGTGCTGCTCTACGAGGCGGCCACCGAGCTGACCCCCTTCCAGGGCAGCGCGATGGCGCTCATGGCCCAGCACGTCAACATCGCGCCCGAGCCGCCCCGGGCCCGCAACCCGGTGCTCTCCCCCGAGCTGGAGGGCCTGATCCTCCGGTCGATGGCCAAGGTGCCCGACGCCCGGCCCTCCTGCGGCGCCGACGTCGGCCGGGAGCTGCGCGACCTGCTCCAACACGACGCCTGGCGGGTCCGCGGCCTGCCGGGGGTCCCGGTCGCCTCGCCGCCGGCGACCGTCCCGGAGACGGCGGCTGTCCCGTCGGCCGACTCCCCGGGGTCGATGGCGTCCTCGGCGATGCAGGACCCGATCTCCTCGGGCCCCCCCGGCGCCTCCTCGATCCCGTCGGTGGCCGTCGCCCCCCCCGAGGTGGCCGCCCCCGCACGCCGCAAGGCGGCGGCCCGGGCGGACGCCGAGCGGATGATCGCCGAGGTCGAGCACGCGCCGATCCTGCTCTCGCCCGAGGAGCGGTTCCTCAGCGGCCACTACCTCGCCTACCTGCTCGGGGGCTCCCGACGCCGGGGCATCTTCCTCCGGAGGCCGCTCGACCCGCTCAACGCCGACCGGGCCCGGCTGATCCTGGCGATGACCTGGCTGATGCTGGGCGAGGGGACCGAGGCCGAGCTCTCCCGGGCCACCCGCCTGCTGGACGACCGGCCCGACATCCGCCCCCGGCTCAGCCCGACCGTCGTGATCAAGTACCTCCGCAGCCGGGACGACCCGGCCAAGCGCAGGCGGTTCCGCAAGCTCCGGGAGCGGCTCCAGGCCGCCAGCGCCCGGGCCCAGCGCCGCATGACCGACGAGCGGGGGCTGCTCAACCCCGGCCTGATGCCCCAGTCGCTCGACGACCTGTACGCGCTCGCCCCCCATCGCGACGAGGTCGACGACGGGCTGGTCTCCCGCTGGAACCGCCTGGCCGAACTCTGGCGCGCCCGGCCCGACTTCCGCCGCGCCGTGCTCCGCTACGCCACCCTCCGCGCCGCCGACGACCCGGGGAGCGTCGACCTCTGGCCCGAGGTCGTCCACCCGCTGATCGAGCGTGCCCTCTGGCAGCGTCGGCTCCGCTCCCGGGCCGAGGGGTTCTGGGACGCCGCCGGCCGCGCCCTGCTCGTCGCCCCCGCCCCGGGCCGCCGGTTGGACCGGGCCATCGAGGCCGCCGTGCCGACCCGGGACGTCGACGAACTGGACGACTCGATGGAGCAATTCGGCAACGACCCGGAATACGTCGAGGCCGCCCTCGACGACGCCCCCGGGCCCGCGGAGCAGTCCAGCGGCAACAACCTGACCATCAGCCGGGAGTCGCTCCGCGCGATCACCGCCGAGGACCCCTCGTCGAGGGGCTTCATCGGCCTGACCTCCCCCGACCCCGACCGCTTCACCCTGGGCGAGCTCCGCGCCCTCCGCAAGGAGGCGATCGCCGCCCTCCGCGACCGATCCGGCGCCCCGGGGCACCGGGTCATCCCCGTCGGGCCGTATCGCCTGGTCGTGGTGGCGTCGATCCGGGGGACCAAGGCGGGCACGGTCGCCATCCAGGGGATGCCGAACAAGCAGATCGAGCTGTTCGTCCCCTCGCTCGCCGGAGGCGGCTCCGACGCGCGGCCGATCGTCGCCGTGTGGCACTACGACGACCGCAGCATGGTCGTCGCCCACCTCGACCAGCGCGGCCGGTCGCGCTACGTGCTCTGGAACGCCGCCGTCAACCAGCAGTCGATCTACGCCGAGCTCGCCGAGCTGAACAGCGATCTCCTCAAGCTCAACCTGGAGGCCCCCGACCGCCCCGACAAGGCCCTGGTGCGCGGCATCTGGCCCCTCCGCAGCCGGCAGTGA
- a CDS encoding DUF1559 domain-containing protein → MKNRRPIPPPARPGFTLIELLVVIAIIGVLIALLLPAVQAAREAARRAQCTNNLKQLGLALANYESAGGSFPFGALTFVANSGLALSRGVDPCSYNYRQSALAFVLPFMEQSATYDALNFEASSDSVRNRTSYTTLVSSYVCPSDSVAESTPPDFTSGYTQGSYAVNVGTTEQYFYGYTGSRNAGICNQLEADGAFMFNRAFRLSEHRDGLSNTAFVGEASRDDDEAIGQFNFWNNVSVWDDGLAIRPTGHRYSVARINARHRRDGPDLAFLTSYGPIDWWANPEVLSYGQFAFRSNHPGGANFAFGDGSVRFLKESIDMGTITGDPATSRQGIYHALSTRKGGEVVSADQP, encoded by the coding sequence ATGAAGAATCGCCGCCCGATCCCGCCCCCGGCCCGCCCGGGCTTCACGCTGATCGAGCTGCTGGTGGTGATCGCCATCATCGGCGTGCTCATCGCCCTCCTGTTGCCGGCCGTGCAGGCGGCCCGCGAGGCGGCCCGACGCGCCCAGTGCACCAACAACCTCAAGCAGCTCGGCCTGGCGCTGGCCAACTATGAGAGCGCCGGCGGCAGCTTCCCCTTCGGAGCCCTGACGTTCGTGGCCAACTCGGGCCTCGCCCTGTCGCGGGGGGTGGACCCGTGCAGCTACAACTACCGGCAGTCGGCCCTGGCGTTCGTCCTGCCGTTCATGGAGCAGTCAGCGACGTACGACGCCCTGAACTTCGAGGCGTCGTCCGACAGCGTGAGGAACCGGACGTCGTACACCACGCTCGTCTCGTCGTACGTCTGCCCGTCCGACTCGGTCGCCGAGTCGACGCCGCCGGACTTCACCAGCGGCTACACGCAGGGCTCCTACGCGGTGAACGTGGGGACGACCGAGCAGTACTTCTACGGCTACACGGGTTCGAGGAACGCGGGCATCTGCAACCAGCTCGAGGCCGACGGCGCCTTCATGTTCAACCGGGCCTTCAGGCTCTCGGAACACCGGGACGGCCTGAGCAACACCGCCTTCGTCGGCGAGGCGTCCCGGGACGACGACGAGGCGATCGGCCAGTTCAACTTCTGGAACAACGTCAGCGTCTGGGACGACGGCCTGGCGATCCGCCCGACCGGGCACCGCTACTCCGTGGCCCGGATCAACGCCAGGCACCGGAGGGACGGCCCCGACCTGGCGTTCCTGACGAGCTACGGGCCGATCGACTGGTGGGCCAACCCGGAGGTGCTCTCCTACGGCCAGTTCGCCTTCCGGAGCAACCACCCCGGTGGGGCCAATTTCGCCTTCGGCGACGGCTCGGTGCGGTTCCTCAAGGAGTCGATCGACATGGGGACCATCACCGGAGATCCGGCCACGAGCCGGCAGGGGATCTATCATGCCCTCTCGACCCGCAAGGGGGGCGAGGTCGTCTCCGCCGACCAGCCCTGA
- a CDS encoding DUF1559 domain-containing protein → MTPHIPTRAARRGFTLIELLVVIAIIGVLIALLLPAVQSAREAARRAQCTNNLKQLGLAANNYESAFGSLPPDSIYQQCVPNSRALDTMRYGPNSFALMLPLMEGTAAANAFNYDICYYDESNGTAMGIGLSTLWCPSDPEVAGRRPFHPDFWNAGHPGEGVTFNSYATNSGTWAHYIDPFNDDAIANPGMYQAWTQATNGTYRPERAIRLSEIRDGTSNTFLFSEHAHGILAEPDLSNTHWWLSAWWGDTRFDTMFPINAHRKHSTDIAQSGYWWIPLQAASSFHPGGANFAFVDGSVRFIKETIATWPNDMSNFGDPVGVAYGPFSEYQFGTARSAVYQALSTRAGGEVVSADQY, encoded by the coding sequence ATGACTCCTCACATCCCGACTCGAGCCGCCCGACGCGGCTTCACGCTGATCGAATTGCTGGTGGTGATCGCCATCATCGGCGTGCTCATCGCCCTCTTGCTGCCGGCCGTGCAGAGCGCCCGGGAGGCCGCCCGCCGCGCCCAGTGCACCAACAACCTGAAGCAGCTCGGCCTGGCGGCCAACAACTACGAGTCGGCCTTCGGCTCCCTGCCGCCGGACTCGATCTACCAGCAGTGCGTGCCCAACAGCCGGGCGCTCGACACGATGCGGTACGGGCCCAACTCCTTCGCCCTGATGCTTCCCCTGATGGAGGGGACCGCCGCCGCCAACGCCTTCAACTACGACATCTGCTACTACGACGAGTCCAACGGCACGGCCATGGGCATCGGCCTCTCGACCCTCTGGTGCCCGAGCGACCCGGAGGTCGCCGGGAGGCGGCCCTTCCACCCCGACTTCTGGAATGCCGGCCATCCCGGCGAGGGCGTCACCTTCAACAGCTACGCCACCAACTCGGGGACCTGGGCCCACTACATCGACCCGTTCAACGACGACGCCATCGCCAACCCCGGCATGTACCAGGCCTGGACCCAGGCCACCAACGGCACCTACCGCCCCGAGCGGGCGATCCGCCTCTCCGAGATCCGAGACGGCACGAGCAACACCTTCCTCTTCTCGGAGCACGCCCACGGGATCCTCGCCGAGCCGGATCTCAGCAACACCCACTGGTGGCTCTCGGCCTGGTGGGGCGACACCCGCTTCGACACCATGTTCCCCATCAACGCGCACCGGAAGCACAGCACGGACATCGCCCAGAGCGGCTATTGGTGGATCCCCCTCCAGGCGGCCTCCAGCTTCCACCCCGGCGGGGCGAACTTCGCCTTCGTCGACGGCTCGGTCCGATTCATCAAGGAGACGATCGCCACCTGGCCGAACGACATGAGCAACTTCGGGGACCCGGTCGGTGTGGCCTACGGGCCCTTCTCCGAGTACCAGTTCGGCACGGCCCGGTCCGCCGTCTACCAGGCCCTCTCCACCCGGGCCGGCGGCGAGGTCGTCTCCGCCGACCAGTACTGA